The Salirhabdus salicampi DNA segment GTCCCATCACTTCAATAACGTATGTTCGCTCATGAGAAGTTGCCGTATCACGAATTTTATCTACAGATTGAATAATTGTGTTTAGAGCCGTATCAAATCCTATCGTAAAGTCGGTACCAGGGATATCATTGTCTATAGTGCCAGGAACCCCAATACAAGGAAATCCTTTTTCCGTGAGTTTTTTAGCTCCCCGAAATGAGCCGTCTCCTCCTATAACAACGAGTCCTTCGATGCCGAGTTTTTTCATCTGTTCAATTGCCTTGTTTTGGCCTTCATCAGTTTTAAACTCTTCACTTCTTGATGAGTATAAAACTGTCCCACCTCTATGTATAATGTCGCCTACAGATCCAAGTTCCATTTTTTCAATATTACCTTCCATTAGCCCTTGGTATCCGTAGTAAATACCGTAAACATCCATTTCATGGTAAATCCCTTTTCTAACTACCGCACGGACCGCTGCGTTCATACCTGGTGAATCTCCACCACTTGTCAAAACACCTATTTTTCTCATAGTTATCACCTCGATAAGACTTTTGCTATATCTATTTCTAAACAACACTCGCCTTACGTACTATACCACCAATATAAAAATCATTTCAACAATTTCCCTCATTTTTAGAATATACCAAACATTTTATTTCATCCATTACAGGCGTAAAAAAAGACCGTGCAACCTTAACGATTGCACGACTTCATTATTCAGGAAGTACTGAAAACGCTCCCATGTGGTTATATTTTTCCCAGCGTTGCTCTAATAATTCTTCCGTAGTGAACTTTGACAATGTTTCGATTGAGTTGTTTAGTACCTCATCTATATTATTAGCTTGTTGTTCAATATCACGATGTGCTCCACCTTTAACTTCAGGTATAATTTCATCGATAATATTAAGCTCTTTCAAATCATAAGATGTAATCTTCATTGTCTCTGCTGCCTTTTGTGCTAGATTGGAGTCCTTCCAAAGGAGGGCGGCTGCACCCTCTGGTGAAATTACAGAGTAGGTAGAGTTTTCTAGCATATGAATGTGGTCACCAACACCTAAAGCTAATGCTCCACCACTTCCACCTTCTCCAATAACGATACAAATAATTGGTACAGTTAAACCTGCCATCTCTTTTAAATTGCGAGCAATAGCCTCACTTTGACCTCGTTCTTCTGCTGCTTTTCCTGGATAAGCACCTTTTGTATCAATAAAGCATACAACTGGTCGATTAAATTTCTCCGCCTGTTTCATGAGTCGAAGTGCTTTTCGATATCCTTCCGGATGAGGCATTCCAAAGTTACGGCGTAAATTTTCTTTCGTATCTTTCCCACGTTGATGACCAATGACAGTAATAGGTTGTCCTTTATATTTCGCTATACCCGAAACGATTGCTTCATCGTCACCATATAAACGGTCGCCGTGAACTTCTATAAAATCTGTAAACAAGGCATGTATATAGTCTAACGTAGTAGGACGCTTAGAATGTCTCGCCATTTGCACACGATCCCATGGCTGCATGTTTCCATACACTTCTGCTTCTAACTTTTCTAAGCGTACTTCTAATTTTTCAATTTCTTCTGTTAAATCGATAGAACTATCGCTCGTAAACTTTCGTAATTCTGCAATTTTATTTTTCAGTTCAACCACTGGTTTTTCGAACTCTAACACTTGTTCTTTCATTATTCATCACCTCCAGGTTGATGAAGGTCCAATAAAGTTGTTAATGTTGATTTCATATCTTGTCGCTCGACTACTTTATCTAATTGTCCATGTTTCAGTAAAAACTCGGCCGTTTGAAAATCTTCAGGCAGTTTTTCACGGATTGTCTGTTCGATAATTCTTCGGCCAGCGAATCCAATTAAAGCACCTGGCTCAGCCAAATTATAATCACCGAGGGATGCAAAGCTGGCAGAAACTCCGCCTGTTGTTGGATGAGTCATAACAGAAATCATTAATCCACCGTCTTTGTGATGCCTTTCAATCGCCATAGAGGTTTTCGTCATTTGCATTAAGCTTAAAACCCCTTCTTGCATACGGGCACCACCTGAAGCGGTGAAGATAATAAATGGTAACTTTTCTTTTCTCGCTTGTTCAACAGCTAACGCAATTTTTTCGCCAACTACTGAGCCCATGCTTCCCATTCGAAACCTTGAGTCCATTACAGCAAACGCCGTTGCGAAGCCGTTAATCGTCCCTTTCCCGGTAACGACTGCTTCATTTAATCCAGTCTTCTCTTGGTCTTTCTTAATCTTATCCAAATATCCCGGAAATCCTAGTGGGTTTTCCGAAACAATATTTTCGTTCCATTCTGTAAAGGATTCTGCATCAAACAAACTGTCTATACGCTCTTGAGCAGTCATTGGGTGATGATACCCACAGTTTGGGCACACTTTTAAAGAGTTATATAACTCTTTGCGATAAAAAATCTTTTTACAAGATGGGCACTTTTGCATTAGTCCTTCGGGAATATCTTGTTTTGCTTCCTCACGAGGGATGGTAGCATATTTTTTCTTTTTGCTAAATATATCCTTAAGCAAGGCATTTTCCTCCTTTAGTAACAAAAAGCTGATGCATAGTAAAACAAACCATAAACCAATAAAATCAAAATGTAAAACAATAAATAAATGCTTACTTTATTAAGTTAACCTTTGTTTATATGCTTGTTTCATTGTTTCGTTAACTTGCTCCATTTGTCGACGCTCAATTCCGTCAAGCAAACGGTAGTATACTTCCTTTTGAAAAATAACTTTGGAAGACGTTCGGGAAAAGTCTTCAATTAGTTGCCATATTTTCAATAATAAATGATTATTAATCGTTTGAAAAATTTTAAAAAAGAAACGAAAATGTCTTAGTTCATCTTGACTCATTTCAATAATTCGTCGTAACTCGATGACATCTTCTTTTTGTAAATGGGCCATTGCTTCTTTTGTACCATTCAGCTCTAGCATTTCTTTTACTTGTAATAGTTCTTCTTTAGCGTTTGATTCACGTAAAATAAATGTAGAAAGTAACTCAACTGTTTGATAAGGCTTATATTCCCGCAAAAACGTCCCTTCTCCTTGCCTCGTTTCGATTAAACCTAATAACTCCATTGCTCGCAAGGCTTCTCGAACAGAAGAACGTCCTGCCATCAGCTGTTCTGAAAGCTCCCTTTCGGAAGGAAGTTTATCACCAGGAGAAAGGGAATACTTATCTATATATTGACGAATTTGTTCGAGTACATCTTGATATACTTTTCTTTTCTCATTTGCGAACACCGATGTTCATCCCCTCTCTACAAGGAAAGAAAGGTAATTCTCCTAGTTACTCCTCATCGATAAGAGCTAAACGTCTCGTTTTGTCTGCAACTTCCTCAGGAGAAACTTGATGTCTTGCCACTCCTGATTCAATGGCTGCTTTTGCAACACTTGCAGCTACTGCCGGTGCTACACGAGCATCAAATGGTGCAGGTATGACATAGTCCTCATTTAATTCATCCTCTTGTACGAGGGAGGCAATCGCTTCTGCTGCAGCAATTTTCATCTTTTCATTAATACGAGTAGCACGAACGTCTAAAGCACCACGGAAAATTCCTGGAAACGCTAGTACGTTATTCACTTGGTTAGGGAAGTCTGACCGGCCTGTCCCAATTACTTTCGCTCCTGCTTCCTTTGCGTCCTCTGGCATAATTTCAGGGTCTGGATTCGCCATAGCAAAAATAATCGGGTCACGGTTCATTTTTTCAATCATCTCTTTTGAAAGTAGGCCACCTACAGAAACACCTACGAATACGTCAGCTTCTTCCATGACTTCCTCTAGGGAACCTTCTAGTTTAGCTTTGTTCGTAATTTTTGCAATTTCGTCCTTCACATCATTCATACCAAATGTACGACCTTCATAAATCGCACCTTTTGAATCACACATAATCATATCACGTACGCCTAGGCTATATAAAAGTTTTATAATAGCAATCCCGGCAGCTCCTGCTCCATTCGCTACAACACGGATATCAGAAAATGACTTGTTCACGAGTTTCAACGCGTTAATAAGTCCTGCTACTGTCACGATAGCTGTACCATGTTGATCATCGTGAAATATTGGGATGTTTGTTTCTTTCTTTAAACGTTCTTCAATAATGAAGCAGTTCGGTGCAGCAATATCCTCTAAATTCACACCACCAAAAGTTGGCTCCATTAATTTTACTGTGTTTACGATTTCATCAATGTTACGTGTATTTAAACAAATAGGGAAAGCATCTACTCCGGCAAAGCTTTTAAACAAGGCTGCTTTTCCTTCCATGACCGGTAATGCAGCTTCTGGACCTATATTTCCTAATCCTAAAACAGCAGATCCATCACTTACAACCGCAACCATGTTTCCTTTCATCGTATATTCATAGACATCATCACGACGATCATAGATTTCCTTACAAGGTTCTGCCACTCCTGGAGAGTATGCTAAACTTAAATCGCGAGCATTTTTTACAGGAACCTTAGAATGTGTTTCAAGTTTACCTTTATTAACCCTATGTACATGCAAAGCTTCTTCCCTTAAATTAGACACGAATTATCGCTCCTTTATCTTTACTCTCTGGCAAGATTATCCCCATTAAAATATTGGTCTGACCACTAGCTTATTCCATTATAACAAAAGGTATATAGGTGTAAAGGAAAATTGGTAATGTATCATTATGCCCTATCACTTCGCTTTAAAGCAACGTTTCCTTCACCAAAAATATCTTTTAAAGCATGTAAACAATCTCGTACTGGTTTTATATAAAATTGTTCAGATAATTGATATGTTTCCTTGCGCCTCGATGAGTATACGATTACCGGTACTTCCCCCGGATACTTATCGGCAATCTTTTTAATTTTCGTTAATTGATGTTTTTCATCCCGATCATATAA contains these protein-coding regions:
- the pfkA gene encoding 6-phosphofructokinase; amino-acid sequence: MRKIGVLTSGGDSPGMNAAVRAVVRKGIYHEMDVYGIYYGYQGLMEGNIEKMELGSVGDIIHRGGTVLYSSRSEEFKTDEGQNKAIEQMKKLGIEGLVVIGGDGSFRGAKKLTEKGFPCIGVPGTIDNDIPGTDFTIGFDTALNTIIQSVDKIRDTATSHERTYVIEVMGRDAGDLALWAGLSGGAESILIPEKKEDFDDIVDRIKRGHDRGKRHSIIIVAEGVATGSEVAQKIEEKSNLETRVTVLGHTQRGGSPTASDRVLASRLGAKAVDLLLEGTGGRMVGIQNNKLVDHDILEALEQKSEPEMSIYQLSQELSI
- the accA gene encoding acetyl-CoA carboxylase carboxyl transferase subunit alpha, encoding MKEQVLEFEKPVVELKNKIAELRKFTSDSSIDLTEEIEKLEVRLEKLEAEVYGNMQPWDRVQMARHSKRPTTLDYIHALFTDFIEVHGDRLYGDDEAIVSGIAKYKGQPITVIGHQRGKDTKENLRRNFGMPHPEGYRKALRLMKQAEKFNRPVVCFIDTKGAYPGKAAEERGQSEAIARNLKEMAGLTVPIICIVIGEGGSGGALALGVGDHIHMLENSTYSVISPEGAAALLWKDSNLAQKAAETMKITSYDLKELNIIDEIIPEVKGGAHRDIEQQANNIDEVLNNSIETLSKFTTEELLEQRWEKYNHMGAFSVLPE
- the accD gene encoding acetyl-CoA carboxylase, carboxyltransferase subunit beta yields the protein MLKDIFSKKKKYATIPREEAKQDIPEGLMQKCPSCKKIFYRKELYNSLKVCPNCGYHHPMTAQERIDSLFDAESFTEWNENIVSENPLGFPGYLDKIKKDQEKTGLNEAVVTGKGTINGFATAFAVMDSRFRMGSMGSVVGEKIALAVEQARKEKLPFIIFTASGGARMQEGVLSLMQMTKTSMAIERHHKDGGLMISVMTHPTTGGVSASFASLGDYNLAEPGALIGFAGRRIIEQTIREKLPEDFQTAEFLLKHGQLDKVVERQDMKSTLTTLLDLHQPGGDE
- a CDS encoding FadR/GntR family transcriptional regulator, which gives rise to MFANEKRKVYQDVLEQIRQYIDKYSLSPGDKLPSERELSEQLMAGRSSVREALRAMELLGLIETRQGEGTFLREYKPYQTVELLSTFILRESNAKEELLQVKEMLELNGTKEAMAHLQKEDVIELRRIIEMSQDELRHFRFFFKIFQTINNHLLLKIWQLIEDFSRTSSKVIFQKEVYYRLLDGIERRQMEQVNETMKQAYKQRLT
- a CDS encoding NAD(P)-dependent malic enzyme encodes the protein MSNLREEALHVHRVNKGKLETHSKVPVKNARDLSLAYSPGVAEPCKEIYDRRDDVYEYTMKGNMVAVVSDGSAVLGLGNIGPEAALPVMEGKAALFKSFAGVDAFPICLNTRNIDEIVNTVKLMEPTFGGVNLEDIAAPNCFIIEERLKKETNIPIFHDDQHGTAIVTVAGLINALKLVNKSFSDIRVVANGAGAAGIAIIKLLYSLGVRDMIMCDSKGAIYEGRTFGMNDVKDEIAKITNKAKLEGSLEEVMEEADVFVGVSVGGLLSKEMIEKMNRDPIIFAMANPDPEIMPEDAKEAGAKVIGTGRSDFPNQVNNVLAFPGIFRGALDVRATRINEKMKIAAAEAIASLVQEDELNEDYVIPAPFDARVAPAVAASVAKAAIESGVARHQVSPEEVADKTRRLALIDEE